In the Nocardioides marmotae genome, CCGAGCACGCCGTGGACCCGCTGGTCGCGCGAGGGGTCGCGCGAGGGGTCGGGCGAGGGGTCGCGGCGGTGGACCGCGCGCCGGCTCACGGCCGGCGCCGGCCGCGCAGCGCCTTGGCCTGACGGCGCTGCAGCCGCTCGAGCTCGGTGGCGATCAGCTCCTGGCGGGTGACCAGGGTGCGGACCAGGTGGAAGCCGGTCACGGCCATCACGATGAGCGGCCAGGGGAAGTCCGGTGAGAACACACCGCCCCCGAAGGACGTGGCGACCCAGACGGCCCAGCAGATGAGGGTCGGGCCGATGAAGGCCAGGATCGCCGAGCGGCGGTGCGACTCCCACTCGCGCACGGCCATCCGCCGCAGGTCGTCGGGCCCGGCCGTGGCCAGGGCCGCCGACGCGCGCACGGGGGCCGGGGTGGTCGGCACCAGGTCGTCGAGGAGCGGGCGCAGCTCGCCGAAGGTGCGGGCCGCGGCGAGCCGGGTGGCCCGCTCGTCGTGCTCCTCGCGGGTCAGCCGCCCGTCGGCGTACGCCTCGCCGAGCACGCGCAGCACGACCTCGCGGTCGGCGTCGCCGGCACGCAGGCCGGCGTTGGCCTTGGCGCGGGGGTCGTGGGTGAAGGACGCCCAGGTCGAGGCGGGGTCCGGGGAGCTGGGCACGTCCGCATCCTAGGCGCGCCTCGGGCGTCACGCAGGTGGGGCGAGCCCCGACGTGGCCGTTCGGTGGACGACCGTTGCCCGAAACGAGAACAGGTTCTACGGTGGGCCCGCCGTCAACGACTGGGGAGGTGTGGCGGATGGGGTTTTCTGCTGTCTCCGTGATCCGGGGGCCGGGTGAATTGACGGCGATGGTCGTCGACGTCACCAAGCGCCTCTTCACCACCCGCTTCCAGGTGCGCGAGTTCATCGAGCAGGCCTGGTTCATCACCAGCGTGACCCTGATGCCGACGATCCTGGTCTCCGTGCCGTTCGGCGCGGTCATCTCCCTGCAGGTCGGCAACCTCACCGGCCAGCTCGGCGCCCAGTCCTTCGCCGGCGCCTCCGCGGTGCTCGCGGTGGTCCGCGAGGCCGCGCCCATCGCGGCCGCGCTGATCATCGCCGGCGCCGCGGGGTCGGCGATCTGCTCGGACATGGGCGCCCGCAAGATCCGCGAGGAGATCGACGCGATGGAGGTGCTGGGCGTCGACCCGCTCGCCCGGCTCGTGGTGCCCCGCGTGATGGCGACCGTCTTCGTCGCGCTGATGATCAACGGCCTGGTGATCTCGGCCGGGATCGGCGGCGGCTACTTCTTCACCGTCATCATCCAGGACGGCTCGGCGGGGGCGTTCCTGTCCTCCTTCACCGCGCTCGCGAGCCTGCCCGACCTCTACATCGCGATGGTCAAGGCGGCCGTCTTCGGATACCTCGCCGCGATCGTGGGCGCCTACAAGGGCCTCAACGCCGGTGGCGGGCCCAGCGGCGTGGGCCGCGCGGTCAACGAGTCGGTGATCGTCGCCTTCATGCTGCTGTTCTTCCTCAACGCGGTGATCACGGCCATCTACTTCCAAGTCGTCCCCCAGCACGGGCTCTGACATGGCTGCCATCACCGACCTCGGGACCTCCCTGCTCAAGGAGCGCCGCGCGCGCCTGGAGGAGTACGGCGACCAGCTGCTGTTCTACGTCAAGGCGCTCGCCTGGACCCCCCGCGCGATCCGCCGCTACCCGCGCGAGATCGCCAACACCCTCGCCGAGGTCTCCTTCGGCGTCGGCGGCCTCTCGGTCATCGCCGGCACCGTCGGCGTCATCGCGTTCCTGGCGTTCTTCGCCGGCACCGAGGTCGGCATCCAGGGCTACGCCTCGCTCAGCCAGCTCGGCGTCGCGAAGTTCACCGCGTTCATCTCGGCCTACTTCAACACCCGCGAGGTGGCCCCGCTGATCTCCGCGATCGCGCTGGCCGCGACCGTCGGCTGCGGCTACACCGCGCGGCTGGGCGCCATGCGGATCAGCGAGGAGATCGACGCCCTGGAGGTGATGGGCATCCCGTCGCTGCCGTTCCTGGTCACGACCCGGATGGTCGCGGCGTTCATCGCCGTCATCCCGCTCTACGTGGTGGCGCTCAGTGCGTCGTACCTCTCGCCGCGCCTGATCACCACGATGATCTACGGCCAGTCCGCCGGCACCTACGACCACTACTTCCTGCAGTTCCTGCCACCCATCGACATGCTGTGGTCGTTCTTCAAGCTGATCTTCCTGGCGGTCGCGATCATCCTGATTCACTGCTACTACGGCTACACCGCCTCGGGCGGCCCGGCCGGGGTCGGCATGGCCGTGGGCAAGGCGATCCGGACCAGCATCGTGACCACCGTCGTCGCCGACTTCTTCCTCAGCTTCGCCATCTGGGGCTCCACCACCACCGTGCGGATCACGGGGTAGCGCGGCGTGCTGGTCAACGTCCACCACGACACCCCCGCCGAGCACCGCAGGCTGCTCGTCGCCGGGGTCGTCTTCGTGACCGCCATCGCGCTGCTCCTGTGGCTCTCGGTGGCGATCTACAACAAGGAGTTCGAGCGCTCCACCCGGATGCGGCTGGAGGCCGACCGGGCCGGCCTGCAGCTGGCCGTCAACGGCGACGTGCGCTTCCACGGCGTGCTGGTCGGCCGGGTGGACACCATCGGCCAGGACGGCGAGCAGGCGGTGATCGACCTGGCGCTCCAGCCGGACGCGGCCCGCGACATCCCGCGCAACGTGCGGGTGGAGATCCTGCCGACGACGCTGTTCGGCCAGAAGTACGTCTCGCTGGTGGAGCCCGACGAGCCCTCGTCCGAGCCGGTCGCCGACGGCGACGTGGTGCCCCAGGACCGGGTCGAGACCAACGTCGAGCTCAACCGGATCCTCGCGAACCTCTTCCCGCTGCTGCGCTCGGTGCGGCCCGCGGAGCTCAACAGCACCCTCTACGCGCTCGCCTCGGCACTCGCCGGCCGCGGCGAGGAGGTCGGCGCGCTGCTGGAGCGGCTCGACGGGTTCACCGGGCGCCTCGCCGACCGGCTGCCGAACCTCGAGCGCGACCTCGAGCTGATCGCGGACGTCTCGGCGACCTACGAGCGGGCGACGCCCGACGTGCTGCGGCTGCTGCGCAACGCCACCGTCTCGGCCCGCACGCTGGTCGACCAGGAGGCGCAGCTGTCCTCCTTCATCGGGGACGTCACCGGCATGGCCGAGACCACGACGCGGGTGCTGGCCGAGAACGAGGACGGCATCATCCGCCTCGGCGAGCTGTCCCGGCCGCTGCTGCGGCTGCTCGACACCTACGCCCCGCAGTACCCCTGCCTGCTGAAGGGGTTGGACATCTACACCGCCAAGCTCTCGGAGATCTTCAAGAACGACCGGGTCAACCAGGTGCTCGAGCTCGGCTCGGTGCAGAAGCCGGCGTACGACGCCGGCGACCGCCCGCAGTACGGCGAGGTCGGCCACGGCCCGTGGTGCGCGGGGCTGCCGAGCCCGACCGGCCCCAACAGCACGCCGCTGGCCGACGGCAGCGACCAGGACGAGATCGTCGGCTCGACCCTGCCGTTCCGGAGCATCGACCCCTCGACGTACCGCAACCCCACCAAGGGGTACGCCGGCACCGTCCCCGAGCAGCGCCTGGTCAACGTGCTGCTGGCCTCCGAGGCGGGGCTGTCCTACCGCGACCTCGGCTCGCTCTCGGCGCTGCTCTACGGCCCCCAGCTGCGGGGGACGGTGGTGGAGCGGTGAGCCGGAACTCCACGACCATCGTCGCCGGCGTCAAGCTCGGCATCTTCACCCTCACCTCGGTCCTGGTGACCGGGCTGCTCGCGGTGATCATGGGCAACATCGGCTTCGGCGACAAGCGCACCGTGACCGCGGAGTTCACCAGCGCGAGCATGCTCCAGGAGGGCGACGACGTCCGGATCGCCGGCATCCCGGTCGGCGAGGTGACGTCGATCGAGCTGCACGAGCGCAGCCGGGCGATGGTCCGCTTCACCGTCGCCGCCGACGTCCCGCTGACCACCACCAGCCGCGCCGAGATCCGCTACCTCAACGTCGTCGGCGACCGCTACCTCGCCCTCGAGGAGGGGCCCCCGGGCGGGAAGCGGCTCGGCGACGACGCGCGGATGCCGGTCAGCCGCACCGAGCCCGCGCTGGACCTCACGGCGCTCTACAACGGCTTCCAGCCGCTGTTCTCCGCACTGGAGCCCGCGGCGGTCAACGAGCTCTCGCAGAACATCATCGACGTGCTCCAGGGGGAGTCCGGCACCGTCCAGGGCCTGCTCGCCCGCACCGCCTCGCTCACCACCACCCTCGCCGACCGCGACGAGCTGATCGGCGAGGTGATCACCAACCTCGACCGGCTGCTCGGCACCGTCGACCGCCGCCGCACCCAGCTCTCCGAGCTGGTGCTCGGGCTGGAGGAGTGGATGGGCAACCTCGCCGAGGACCGCGAGGTCATCGGCACCTCGGTGCAGAACCTCTCCGAGCTCACCGACACCGTCGCCGACCTGCTCACCCGCGCCCGCCCGCTGCTCGCCGAGGACGTCCGCGAGCTGCGGGTCCTGGTGAAGACGCTGGCGAAGAAGGAGAACCTCGAGGTGCTGACCGGCCTGCTCGAGCGCCTGCCCGAGGCGATGACCGACCAGACCCGGATCGGCACCTACGGGTCCTGGTACAACTACTACCTCTGCGACTTCGAGGGCAGCATCAAGCTCCCCAAGATCCTCGGCATCGACCTCGGCTGGCTCGAGGACGCGCTCAACGACCTGTCGTTCCACAGCACCGCTCCGAGGTGCCAGTGATGGGCGGTCGCTGATGGGCGCGCGCGGCAGGAGCGACCGCCAGGTCCTGCGCTTCGGCGTGGTGGCCCTCGTGGTGCTGCTCGTGGTGATGGCGGCGTCGTTCAACCTCCAGAAGTTCCCCGGGTTCCGCGGCACCGGCTACCACGCCGAGCTGACCGACGCGAGCGGGCTGCGGCCGGGGCAGATGGTGCAGATCGCCGGCAAGCGGGTCGGGCGGGTCAACGCCATGACGGTCGAGGACGGCCTGGTGGTCGTCGACTTCGAGCTCGACTCCGGCACCGAGCTGGGCCCGGACAGCCGCGCCTCGGTCGAGGTGCTCAACCTGCTGGGGGAGAAGTACCTCGAGGTGATCCCCAGCGACGAGGGTCAGCTCGACGAGGGCGGGACGATCCCGGTCGAGAACACCCGGGCGGCCTACGACATCGTCGACGTGCTCGGCGACCTGACCACGACGACCGAGTCGATCGACGACCAGCAGCTCAGTGAGGCGCTGGACGTCATCTCCGAGACCCTCGACGGCGCCGCCCCGGAGATCCAGCAGAGCTTCACCGGCCTCTCCCGGCTCTCGCGCACCATCGCGACCCGCGACGAGGACCTGGCGGGGCTCCTGGACCGCGCGGAGTCGGTCACCGGCCTGCTCGCCGACCGCCGCGGCGACCTGGTGGAGCTGATGGCGAGCAGCAGCCAGGTCTTCGACGAGCTCGACCGGCGCGAGGAGGCCATCCACCGGCTGCTGGTCAACGCCCGGACGCTCGCGGTGCAGCTCAAGGGGCTCGCCCAGGACAACGAGGACGAGATCGGCCCCGCGCTGCGCGACCTGCGGACCGTGACCACCATGCTCCGCGACCGGCGCGGGCAGCTGCGCGAGACCGCCAAGGCGGTCGGCCCCTACGCCGACATCCTCGGCCACATCGTCGGGACCGGTCCGTGGTTCGACGCCTACCTCGTCAACCTGCTCGGCCTCGCCGGCGAGTTCGTCCCCGGACGGAGGAGCTGACCCGTGCCCCGACTGACCCTCCGCGCCGCCGGCGCCCTGGTCGCCGCGCTGCTGCTGGTCGGCACCGTGCTCGTGCTCGTCGGCGGCGACGGCGGTGGCCAGAAGAAGGTGACCGCCCACTTCGCCCGCGCCGTCAGCATCTATCCCGGCACCGAGGTCCGGATCCTCGGCGTGCCCGTCGGCGAGGTGACCGCGGTGGTCCCCGAGGGGACGTCCGTGCGCGTCGACATGGTGTACGACGCCTCCTACGACGTGCCCGCGGACGCCCGGGCCGTCATCGTCACCCCGACGCTGGTGGCCGACCGGTTCGTCCAGCTCACCCCGGTGCACACCGAGGGCCCGGTGCTGGCCGACGGCGCCGACATCCCGCTCGCGGAGACCGCGAGTCCGGTCGAGCTGGACCGCATCTACGAGAGCCTCTCGACCCTCGCCAACGCGCTCGGACCCAACGGCGCCAACAGGAACGGCTCGCTGGACACGCTGCTCGCCTCCGGCGCGGAGGCGCTCGACGGGCAGGGCCGCACCGCCAACCAGCTGATCCGCGACCTCTCCGCCGCCGCGACCACCTTCGGCGACAACAGCGGCGACCTCTTCGGCACCGTCCGGCAGCTCGACGCCTTCACCCGCACGCTGGCCCGCAACGACGGGCTGGTCGATGAGTTCATGGGCGACCTCGCCCGGGCCACGAACCAGCTCTCCGGGGAGCGCCAGGAGCTCGGCCAGGCGCTCGAGGCGCTCGCCGGGGCGGTCGGCACCGTCGAGGCCTTCGTCAAGGACAACCGCAAGGCGCTGGTCGGCGAGGTCGAGGACCTCACCGACGTGCTCGACGTGCTCGTCGCCGAGCAGGAGTCGTTGACCATGGCGATCGAGAAGGGCCCGCTCGGCCTCGGCAACCTCGCGCTCGGCTTCGACACCAAGACCGGCTCGCAGAACGCCCGGATCCAGGTCGGCCCGAACGTCGAGGACCTCGACGGGTTCCTCTGCGCGATCGTCACCAACGCCGGCGTCCCGGCCGCGCGCACCGTCTGCCGGCTGCTGGAGTCGCTGCTCGAGCCGCTCGGGCTGGGCCTGCCCACCGGGCCGGCGCGCGCCGCCGCCCCCGACACCCGGGTGCCCGGCGAGGCCGTCCCGGCCCAGGACCTGCGCGAGCTGCTCGGAGGTGGTCCCCGATGACCCGTCCCCGCCCCCGATCCCGCCCGCGTCAGCGGAGGGCCCTGGTCGGCCTGGCCTCGCTCGCGGCGGCGGTCCCGCTGCTGGCCGCGTGCGACTTCGACGGCGCCTACGACCTGCCGCTGCCCGGCAGCCCGGTCAGCGGCGAGGAGACCTTCACGGTGACCGCGGAGTTCCACGACGTGCTCAACGTCGTGCCCCGCTCGCCGGTGATGGTGAGCGACGTCGTGGTCGGCGAGGTGGACGAGGTCGACCGCGACGGGTGGAACGCCGTCGTACGGCTCAAGATCCGCAGCGACATCGAGCTGCCCGACAACGCCGTCGCGGAGATCCGGCAGACCAGCCTGCTGGGGGAGAAGTACGTCGCGCTCGAGGAGCCCACCGGGCGGGCCCGCGGCCGGCTCGAGGACGGCGACCGGCTCGAGCTCGCCGACACCGGCCGCAACCCGGAGGTCGAGGAGGTGCTCGGCGCCCTGTCGTTCCTGCTCAGCGGCGGCGGCGTCGGCCAGATCAAGCAGATCAGCGACGAGGTCAACGACATGCTCTCCGGCCGCACCGACGACGTCCGCTCGCTCTTCGGCCAGCTCGAGGAGCTCGTCGGCGGACTGGACGAGCAGAAGGACGACATCGTCTCGGCGATGGAGTCGCTCAACCGGCTCGCCGCCACCCTCAACCGCGAGTCCCGCACGATCACCGACGCGATCGAGGCGACCGGGCCGGCGCTGGAGGTGCTCAACCAGCAGCACGAACAGCTGGTCGCGATGCTGGGCCAGCTCGACGAGCTCGGGGAGGTCGGCACCCGGGTCATCAACGGCACCAAGGAGAACCTGCTGGCCGACCTCGACCACCTGCGCCCGATCCTGAAGCGGCTCAACGAGACCGGCGACTCCCTGCCGCGCGGTCTGTCGCTGCTGATCAGCTTCCCGTTCCCCGAGCAGGCCAGCGAGATCGTCAAGGGCGACTACGCCAACGCCAAGTTCGCCCTCGATGTCTCGCTGGAGGGGCTGACCCAGCTCATCGAGCAGCCCGGCGACGGGCCGAGCATCCCGCTGCCCGACATCCCCGGGCTCCCGGACCTGCCCGACATCCCGCTGCCCGACATCCCGGGCCTGCCGACGCTGCCCGGCCTCGGCCGGACCGCCACGGACGGCTACACCCACGACGCCTCGGTCGGCACCGGCGGCGGGCTGCTGGCAGGGGGACTGGGCTGATGGGGGACAAGGGATGACGCGCGGGGTCAAGGTCCGCCTGGCGCTCTTCGTCGCGCTGGCCGCCGTCGGCATCGTCTACATCACCGGCACCTACCTCGGCCTGGTCGACCGGGTGCTCGGCCGCGGGTTGACCATCTCCGCGACGCTGCCGGACTCCGGCGGCCTGTTCGTGGGCAGCGAGGTGACCTACCGCGGCGTCAAGATCGGCAAGGTCGCCTCGATGGAGGTCACCCGCGAGGGTCTCGAGGCCGAGCTCGCCCTCGAGGAGGGCACCAGGATCCCGCTGGACGCCCGGGTCGAGGTCCACAACCTCTCCGCGGTCGGCGAGCAGTACCTCGACATCGTCCCCGAGGACGGCCGGGGCCCGTACGCCGAGGACGGGGACGTCCTCGTCGGCGACGACGCGAGCCTGCCGATCGGTGAGGACGAGCTCCTGGTCGACCTCGACGCCCTGGTCGCCTCGGTCGACAAGGGCAACCTCTCCACCGTCATCGAGGAGCTCGGCCTGGCCTTCCAAGACACCGCCGGCCCGCTCGAGGAGATGGTCGACAGCGGCTCGCGCTTCGTCGAGGCGGCCCTGGCCAACGAGGAGGCGACCTTCCGCCTGCTCGACAACGGCCGGACCGTCCTGCAGACCCAGCAGCGCCACCGCGAGGACATCCGCACCTTCGCCCGCTCGCTGGCCGACCTGACCGGCACCCTGCGCGGCAAGGACCCCGAGCTGCGCACCGTCCTCGAGGGCGGCGCCAGCGCCGTGCGCGAGGTCGAGCGGCTGATGGCCGGCCTGGAGCCCACGATGCCGGTCTTCATCGGCAACCTGGTCACCCTCAACCAGATCGTCACCACCCGGCTGCCCGCCGTCGAGCAACTGCTCGTGACGTTCCCCAAGATCGTCGCCAACGGCTTCACCGGCACGCCCGGGGACGGCTACGGCCACATCAACCTCCAGCTCGCGCAGAATCCCGGGCCGTGCCGCGAGGGCTTCATGCCCAGCGACCAGTGGCGGCCCGCGAGCGACCTCGCCGACAACGAGACCTACCCGGCGACCTGCCGCTCCGGGGCGCCGTACAACCAGCGCGGCCCGAAGTACGCGCCGCGCTTCGGCGGCAGCACCAGCCGGGTCGCGCCGGGGGCTACCCTCGCCGACGAGCCGGCCGTGACGGTCGGCAGCCGGGGCGGCCTGCAGGAGGTCTTCGGGGACGACGCGTGGCGCTGGATGCTCATCGGACCCCAGGAAGGGATGTGAGGGCCACCGTGCGCTCGAGATGGACCCTGTTCACAGCCGTGCTGGCCGTGCTCGCCGTGGGGCTGGCGGCCGCGATCGCGGTCACCGCCCTGCGCTCCGAGGACGGCCGGGACGCGCTCGACCGGGCGGTCACGGGCAGCGCCGGCCGGGGCGACGCGGAGCTGACCGCCGCCCACCGCGAGGTCGCCGAGGCCGCGCGCGACCTGACGCTGGCCTTCCTCGAGGTCGACCACGCGGACATGGAGCCGCTGACCGAGGACGTGCTGGCCCTCGCGACCGGCGAGTTCGCCGACCAGTACGCCGCGAACGTCGAGCAGCTCATCGAGGCCGCGAAGCGCAACAAGTCCGTCAGCACCGGCGAGGTGGTCGCCCTCGGCGTCGGGGATCTCGACGCCGACTCCGCGCTGGTCTACGTCGCCGCCGACAGCGAGGTCCAGAACGTCACCACCGACGGCACCAGCCAGCCCCGCTACTACCGCCTCCAGATCGACATGGTCCGCGAGGACGGCCAGTGGCTGGCCTCCAACGTGCAGTTCGTGGGATGAGAGAGCCGACCGTGACCCAGCCCGACACCCAGCCCGACGCCCACCCCGACACCAAGACCTGCGCGTACTGCGCGGAGACCATCAAGGCCGCCGCCATCCGCTGCCGCTACTGCGGCTCCGACCTCGATCCCGAGCCGCCGGTCGAGCAGGCGGTCGCGGAGCCGCCGGTCGAGGCCGCGCGCGCCGAGGACGTGGCGGCGCCACCGGCGATCGCCACCAGCTCGACCCCCGGCCCCCGCCGCTGGCCCGCCGGCGTGCTGGCCGTCGTGGTGGTCGCGCTCGCGGTGGTCTTCGTGCGGATGCTGACCGTGGACGAGCCCGAGGGCGACGTACCGGCCGGCACCACCCCGCTGGCCGGGGGCGTGGTGTTCGCCTCGGAGGGCGCGAAGTCGGCCGGCCTCAGCGCGGCGTCCGAGGCGGCGGAGAAGGTGCTGTCGTACTCCGCGGCCACCCTCGATGAGGACATGGCGGCCGCGCTGCCGCTGCTCGCGCCGAAGATGCAGACCGAGTACCGCGAGACCCTCGAGGCGATCCGCGAGGACACCGTGCGCAACGAGGCGAAGGTCGAGGCGAGCGTCGTGGCGGCCTCGGCGATCTCGGCCAGCGAGCACGACGTCAAGGCGCTGCTGTTCGTCAACCAGTCCACGACCGGCAAGAACGCCGAGCAGCCGCGGGCCGACCTCAATCGGGTCGTGGTGACCCTGCACCGCGACGCGGGGGACTGGGTCGTGACGGACCTCGACGCGCTCTGATAGAACTGTCCCCGACCGAACTGGAACACGTTCTAGTAGACCCCCTCGGGCGGGAGGAGCAGGATCGCCGCCGTGACCGCCACCACGCCGACCGACGCCCCCGACCCGACCCCCGACCCGACCCCCGCCCCGACCGCCGCCGCGACCGCTGACCGACCGCTGGTCGAGGTCGACCTGGTCGTGGTCGGCGCCGGCCCGACCGGGCTGTTCGCCACCTACTACGCCGGCTTCCGCGGCCACCGGGTCGCCGTGGTCGACTCGCTGCCGGAGCTCGGCGGCCAGGTGACGGCGATGTACCCCGAGAAGATGATCCTCGACGTCGCCGGGTTCCCTGCGGTCAAGGGCCGCGACCTGGTGGCCGGTCTCGTCGAGCAGGCCGCGACCGCGGACCCGACGTACCTGCTGGCCCGCACCGCGACCACCCTGGAGCACCACGACGACGGGGTCGTCGTCCACCTCGACGACGGCACCCGGGTCAGCGCCGGGGCGGTGCTGGTGACCGCCGGCATCGGCAAGTTCAGCCCGCGGGCGCTGCCGGCCGGCGAGGGCTGGCTGGGGCGGGGGCTGGAGTTCTTCGTGCCGAGCTTCGCGCCGTACGCCGGCAAGGACGTCGTCATCGTGGGCGGCGGCGACAGCGCCTTCGACTGGGCCCTGCACCTCGAGCCGGTCGCCGGCTCGGTGCGGCTGGTGCACCGCCGCGACGCCTTCCGCGCCCACGAGCGGACCGTCCAGCAGGTCCGGGACTCCTCGGTCGAGATCCTCACCCGCGCCGAGGTCACCGCGCTCCACGGCGCCGGGGCGCTGGAGTCGGTCGAGATCACCGTCGACGGTGAGCCCACGACGTACCCCGCCCAGGCGGTGGTCGCGGCGCTCGGCTTCCTCGCCGACCTCGGCCCGCTCCAGGAGTGGGGGATCGAGGTGCGCAAGCGGCACGTCGTCGTCGACTCCGCGATGCGCACCAACCTGCCGCGCGTCTTCGCGGCGGGCGACATCACCGAGTACCCCGGCAAGGTCCGGCTGATCGCCGTCGGCTTCGGCGAGGCCGCGACCGCCGTCAACAACGCGACGGTGGCGATCGACCCGACCGCCCACGTCTTCCCCGGCCACTCCAGTGAAGGGAACCAGTCATGAGCACGATCAAGGTCGACTTCGACCTCTGCGAGTCCAACGCGCTGTGCGAGGCGATGGCACCGGAGGTCTTCGAGCTCGACGACGACGACTACCTCCTGGTCAAGGCCGACGAGACCACGCCCGAGACCGAGGGCGACGTCCGACGAGCCGTGGCGGCCTGCCCGCGCGCGGCGATCTCCCTGGAGGGCTGACCCGATGACCAGCAGCGAGGACCTCTCCCTCGACGGCCGCGTCGCCGTCGTCACCGGCGCCGGCGCCGGGCTCGGCCGGGCCGAGGCGCTCGCCCTCGCGGCCGCCGGGGCGAAGGTCGTGCTCAACGACCTGCCCGGCGCCGCGGACGAGGCGGTCGAGGAGATCCGTGCCCGCGGCGGCGAGGCGACCGTCGTCGAGGGCGACGTCGCGGAGCGCTCGACCGCCGACGCGATGGTCGCCGCCGCCGTGGACGGCTTCGGCTCGCTCGACATCGTCGTCAACAACGCCGGCATGACGCGCGACCGGATGCTGTTCAACATGTCCGACGAGGAGTGGGACGCGGTCATCCGGGTCCACCTGCGCGGCCACTTCCTGCTCTCGCGCAACGCCGCGGCGTACTGGCGGGGCAGGTCGAAGGAGATCGACGGCCCCGTCTACGGGCGGGTCGTCAACACCGCCAGCGAGGCCTTCCTCGGCGGCTCGCCGGGCCAGCCGAACTACGCCGCCGCCAAGGCCGGCATCGCCGCGCTCACGCTCTCGACCGCCCGCGGCCTGGGCAGGATCGGCGTCCGCGCCAACGCGATCTGCCCGCGTGCCCGCACCGCGATGACCGCCGGCGTCTTCGGCGAGGACACCTCCGGGCAGGAGGTCGACCCCTACTCGCCCGACCACGTCGCGCCGCTCGTGGCCTACCTCGCCTCGCCGGCGGCGGAGGCGATCACCGGCCAGGTCTTCGTCGTGTACGGCGGGATGGTGGCGCTCGTCGCCGCGCCGGTCGTCGAGCAGCGCTTCGACGCCTCCGGGTCGGTCTGGGACCTCGAGGACCTCGCCAAGCAGGTCGGCGGCTACTTCGACGGCCGCGACCCCGCGGTCGGGTTCGCCGCCGACTCGATCATGCAGCTGACGGTCTGAGGAGGCTGGTCATGGGACGTCTCGCCGGGAAGGTCGCCATCGTCACCGGTGCCGCGATGGGCCAGGGGGCCGCGATCAGCCGCGCCTTCGTCGCCGAGGGCGCCGCGGTGGTCCTCGCCGACATCGCCAAGGACGCCGGGCAGGAGCTCGCCGACCAGCTGGCGGGCCAGGTGGCGGGGGAGTCCGGCGGTCGCGCGCACTTCGCGCACCACGACGTCGGCGACGCCGCCTCGTGGGCCTCGGTCGTCGAGGACGCGAACGCGCGCTTCGGGCCGGTCTCGGTGCTGGCCAACAATGCCGGGCTGCTGCGCTTCGGCGAGATCG is a window encoding:
- a CDS encoding MCE family protein; this encodes MGARGRSDRQVLRFGVVALVVLLVVMAASFNLQKFPGFRGTGYHAELTDASGLRPGQMVQIAGKRVGRVNAMTVEDGLVVVDFELDSGTELGPDSRASVEVLNLLGEKYLEVIPSDEGQLDEGGTIPVENTRAAYDIVDVLGDLTTTTESIDDQQLSEALDVISETLDGAAPEIQQSFTGLSRLSRTIATRDEDLAGLLDRAESVTGLLADRRGDLVELMASSSQVFDELDRREEAIHRLLVNARTLAVQLKGLAQDNEDEIGPALRDLRTVTTMLRDRRGQLRETAKAVGPYADILGHIVGTGPWFDAYLVNLLGLAGEFVPGRRS
- a CDS encoding MlaE family ABC transporter permease is translated as MGFSAVSVIRGPGELTAMVVDVTKRLFTTRFQVREFIEQAWFITSVTLMPTILVSVPFGAVISLQVGNLTGQLGAQSFAGASAVLAVVREAAPIAAALIIAGAAGSAICSDMGARKIREEIDAMEVLGVDPLARLVVPRVMATVFVALMINGLVISAGIGGGYFFTVIIQDGSAGAFLSSFTALASLPDLYIAMVKAAVFGYLAAIVGAYKGLNAGGGPSGVGRAVNESVIVAFMLLFFLNAVITAIYFQVVPQHGL
- a CDS encoding DUF1707 SHOCT-like domain-containing protein, with the protein product MPSSPDPASTWASFTHDPRAKANAGLRAGDADREVVLRVLGEAYADGRLTREEHDERATRLAAARTFGELRPLLDDLVPTTPAPVRASAALATAGPDDLRRMAVREWESHRRSAILAFIGPTLICWAVWVATSFGGGVFSPDFPWPLIVMAVTGFHLVRTLVTRQELIATELERLQRRQAKALRGRRRP
- a CDS encoding MCE family protein gives rise to the protein MPRLTLRAAGALVAALLLVGTVLVLVGGDGGGQKKVTAHFARAVSIYPGTEVRILGVPVGEVTAVVPEGTSVRVDMVYDASYDVPADARAVIVTPTLVADRFVQLTPVHTEGPVLADGADIPLAETASPVELDRIYESLSTLANALGPNGANRNGSLDTLLASGAEALDGQGRTANQLIRDLSAAATTFGDNSGDLFGTVRQLDAFTRTLARNDGLVDEFMGDLARATNQLSGERQELGQALEALAGAVGTVEAFVKDNRKALVGEVEDLTDVLDVLVAEQESLTMAIEKGPLGLGNLALGFDTKTGSQNARIQVGPNVEDLDGFLCAIVTNAGVPAARTVCRLLESLLEPLGLGLPTGPARAAAPDTRVPGEAVPAQDLRELLGGGPR
- a CDS encoding MCE family protein, coding for MLVNVHHDTPAEHRRLLVAGVVFVTAIALLLWLSVAIYNKEFERSTRMRLEADRAGLQLAVNGDVRFHGVLVGRVDTIGQDGEQAVIDLALQPDAARDIPRNVRVEILPTTLFGQKYVSLVEPDEPSSEPVADGDVVPQDRVETNVELNRILANLFPLLRSVRPAELNSTLYALASALAGRGEEVGALLERLDGFTGRLADRLPNLERDLELIADVSATYERATPDVLRLLRNATVSARTLVDQEAQLSSFIGDVTGMAETTTRVLAENEDGIIRLGELSRPLLRLLDTYAPQYPCLLKGLDIYTAKLSEIFKNDRVNQVLELGSVQKPAYDAGDRPQYGEVGHGPWCAGLPSPTGPNSTPLADGSDQDEIVGSTLPFRSIDPSTYRNPTKGYAGTVPEQRLVNVLLASEAGLSYRDLGSLSALLYGPQLRGTVVER
- a CDS encoding MlaE family ABC transporter permease — its product is MAAITDLGTSLLKERRARLEEYGDQLLFYVKALAWTPRAIRRYPREIANTLAEVSFGVGGLSVIAGTVGVIAFLAFFAGTEVGIQGYASLSQLGVAKFTAFISAYFNTREVAPLISAIALAATVGCGYTARLGAMRISEEIDALEVMGIPSLPFLVTTRMVAAFIAVIPLYVVALSASYLSPRLITTMIYGQSAGTYDHYFLQFLPPIDMLWSFFKLIFLAVAIILIHCYYGYTASGGPAGVGMAVGKAIRTSIVTTVVADFFLSFAIWGSTTTVRITG
- a CDS encoding MCE family protein; the protein is MSRNSTTIVAGVKLGIFTLTSVLVTGLLAVIMGNIGFGDKRTVTAEFTSASMLQEGDDVRIAGIPVGEVTSIELHERSRAMVRFTVAADVPLTTTSRAEIRYLNVVGDRYLALEEGPPGGKRLGDDARMPVSRTEPALDLTALYNGFQPLFSALEPAAVNELSQNIIDVLQGESGTVQGLLARTASLTTTLADRDELIGEVITNLDRLLGTVDRRRTQLSELVLGLEEWMGNLAEDREVIGTSVQNLSELTDTVADLLTRARPLLAEDVRELRVLVKTLAKKENLEVLTGLLERLPEAMTDQTRIGTYGSWYNYYLCDFEGSIKLPKILGIDLGWLEDALNDLSFHSTAPRCQ